The Meriones unguiculatus strain TT.TT164.6M chromosome 1, Bangor_MerUng_6.1, whole genome shotgun sequence genome has a segment encoding these proteins:
- the Spesp1 gene encoding sperm equatorial segment protein 1 has protein sequence MKPVVLVALWLWPSFLLAYPTITVLPDEEQNLNHYVQVLQNLIMSVPTREQQGSERPPNPLGTVEVPEPRTLASELIHTTEEVTSGEVTSAEVSHAEVTTGTVTPETDILMRPFNDEVTTFPSSSFTQGMKRKRKTESTPFWSIRPNNVSIVLRTEEPFIEKEEPEPEPEPEPEPEPEPEPEPEPEPEPEPEPEPEPVPDLESEPEPEPEPRTEPPSRPTLPEPETWPDLEPEFGPEEDLGINTRQTTQSTETPRPPSTASQPWLSTRVTVTARTTSSNMDVSTESEDVPQLSGHSEAQSVEDFPGHRSLRMRQEDILRKISNINAQIKNQGPLHDANNRQYKEYIKASREHLKRSMALAAAAEHKLQEMYRSHVFSEGRGGDSVDDMETVIDTLYNSRSKLPEYLSVHGVPSELKEKVTIVINVLKKLLCVDQVETQRLIRKLLSNNMKILNILDVP, from the coding sequence CTATAACCGTGTTGCCCGATGAAGAGCAGAATTTGAATCATTACGTACAAGTTTTACAGAACCTGATAATGAGTGTTCCTACCAGGGAGCAGCAGGGCTCTGAGAGACCGCCCAACCCCTTAGGGACCGTGGAGGTTCCAGAACCGAGGACGCTCGCCTCTGAGCTGATACACACCACTGAAGAAGTCACCTCTGGAGAAGTCACCTCTGCAGAAGTCAGCCATGCAGAAGTCACCACTGGAACCGTCACCCCTGAAACCGATATTCTGATGAGGCCCTTCAACGACGAAGTAACAACCTTCCCGTCCAGCAGCTTCACGCAGgggatgaaaaggaaaagaaaaaccgaAAGTACACCTTTCTGGTCCATCCGGCCAAACAACGTTTCTATTGTTTTACGCACGGAGGAACCTTTTATTGAAAAAGaggagccggagccggagcccGAGCCCGAGCCCGAGCCCGAGCCCGAGCCCGAGCCCGAGCCCgagccggagccggagccggagccggagccggagccggagccggTGCCAGACCTCGAGtcggagccggagccggagccggagccgCGGACAGAACCGCCGTCTAGACCAACCCTGCCTGAGCCAGAGACGTGGCCTGACCTAGAGCCGGAGTTTGGGCCAGAGGAAGACCTGGGGATAAACACGAGGCAGACCACGCAGTCGACAGAGACGCCGAGGCCGCCGTCCACGGCCTCCCAGCCCTGGCTGAGTACCCGGGTGACCGTGACCGCGCGGACCACCAGCAGCAACATGGACGTCTCCACGGAGTCCGAGGACGTGCCCCAGCTCTCCGGCCACTCGGAAGCCCAGAGCGTGGAGGACTTCCCTGGACATCGCTCACTCCGCATGAGGCAGGAGGACATCTTGAGAAAAATTTCCAATATTAATGCCCAGATCAAGAACCAAGGGCCGCTTCATGACGCCAACAACCGCCAGTACAAGGAGTACATCAAGGCCTCCAGGGAGCACCTGAAACGGAGCATGGCCCTGGCTGCAGCTGCGGAGCACAAGCTGCAGGAAATGTACAGGTCTCACGTCTTCTCAGAGGGACGGGGCGGCGACTCGGTCGACGACATGGAGACGGTTATCGACACGCTGTACAATTCCAGATCCAAGCTGCCGGAGTATTTAAGCGTTCACGGTGTACCATCAGAGCTGAAAGAAAAGGTCACTATCGTGATTAATGTGTTGAAAAAACTTTTATGTGTAGATCAGGTAGAAACGCAACGCCTCATTAGGAAGCTGTTAAGCAATAATATGAAAATTCTAAATATTCTTGATGTCCCATGA